The following is a genomic window from Trueperaceae bacterium.
AGCCCCCGTCCCTGCCCGCGGCGGGCGATCCCGGCGGCTTCGGCCCACCGGCCGCCGACGAAGCGAACGGTGTCGAGGACATCAGGGCGGTCCTCCGCGAGGAGATCTGCCTGCTCGACCACGCCCCGGGCAGCGCGCTCAGCGAGAACGCGATGGCGAAGCGGTTCGACACCAGCCGCACGGTGATCAAGCGCGTCTTCTACGGGCTCGAGTACGACGGTCTCGTCGAGAGCATCGCCGGGGTGGGAACTATCGTCACCAGCATCGACCTCGTCTATCTGCAGCAGGTCTACGCCCTGCGCTTCAAGCTGACCGAACTGGTCGCCGACTTCTCGGCCGGTCGAGTGACGGAGGAGCACCTCGAGCGCATGAGGCAACTCGCCAATGCCGCCGAAGCGCTGCGGGGCGCATACGACTACCGGGAACTGGCCCGCCTCTACATGTACTTCGCCCAGGAGTTCGGTCAGGCGATCGGCAACCGTCCCTTCCTCGAGATCATGGACCGACTCTTCTACCAGACGTCACGCGTCTACCTCCAGGTCCTCCCCGACATGGAGTGGGAGCAGGAGGTCGATATCGCCGTGCAGGAGATGCGCGACATCGCGGCTGCGATGGAGGCGAAGGACATGGCTCAGGTCGCGCGGATCCGGCGCTACCACATGGCCTGGAACCTGCGTCGCTTCAACCACTACCTGAGCAGCGCGATATTCGACGTGGACCCCACGCAGGAATTCGAGTTCGAAGCCTAGTCAGTGACGCCTGCGGCCGGTTGGACGGCCCGCAGGAGTAGGGAGAAGAGAGAGTGGCAGACGAGAAGTCCGGACAGAAGGCGCAGCTCAGCAGATCCACCCTTGCCGTCTGGGGCGGCGAGGACCGCTACCTGATGGAGAACGTCACCCAGGTGCCCCTGGTGCACAGCGTGTCGTTCGGCTATCACGATCTCGACCAGTGGCGCGAGGTGGCGATCGGCGAGCGCAAGGGTCACATCTACGGCCGCAACACCAACCCGACCGTCGAGGTGTTCGAGGAGAAGGTGCGGCTCCTCGAGGGCGGAGAGGCGGCGACGAGCTTCTCGACCGGCATGGCTGCTATCAGCAACACCCTCTTCACGCTACTGAATCCCGGAGATCGCACGGTGAGCGTGAAGGACTCGTACGGCGGGACGAACAAGATCTTCACCGAGTTCTTCCCCAGGTTCAACCTCGACGTGACCCTCTGCGAGACCGGCGACTTCGACCAGATCGAAGCCGAGATCGCCAAGGGTTGCAAGCTGCTCTACCTCGAGACGCCTACCAACCCGACCTGCAAGATTTTGGACATCGAACGGTTCGCCCGCAAGGCGCACGAGGTGGGGGCCCTGGTGGTCGTCGACAACACCTTCGCCACGCCGATCAACCAGAATCCGCTCGAGCTGGGCGCCGATCTGGTCATCCACAGCGCGACGAAGTTCCTCGGCGGCCACGCCGATGCCCTCGGCGGAGTCGTCGTCGGACCGGCGGATCTCGTCCACGCCATTTACCACTTCCGGGAGATAAACGGCGCCACCCTCCATCCCGAGGCCGCCTACCTCCTCCTCCGCGGCCTCAAGACTCTCGAGCTCCGCATCGAGCGCCAGAACGCGAACGCCATGAAAGTAGCCCGCTGGCTCGACTCGCACCCGTTCATCTCGAACGTCTTCTACCCGGGCCTGGAGAGCCACAGGTACCACGAGGTGGCGAAGCGGCAGATGCGGGGCTTCGGGGGGATGCTCAGCTTCCAGCTCGCCACCGACGACTTCGGCGCCGTGAAGGAGTTCCTGCCCCGGCTCCAGCGGGTGCACCGGGCCGCCAACCTGGGCGCGGTCGAAACGATCGTTGCCCCACCCCGCACCGGCTCCCATGTAGAGCTCACCCCCGAAGAACGGGCCGCGGCCGGCATCCCCGAAA
Proteins encoded in this region:
- a CDS encoding GntR family transcriptional regulator, translating into MDMQRTSIETPRGRQFELMASARTVEPPSLPAAGDPGGFGPPAADEANGVEDIRAVLREEICLLDHAPGSALSENAMAKRFDTSRTVIKRVFYGLEYDGLVESIAGVGTIVTSIDLVYLQQVYALRFKLTELVADFSAGRVTEEHLERMRQLANAAEALRGAYDYRELARLYMYFAQEFGQAIGNRPFLEIMDRLFYQTSRVYLQVLPDMEWEQEVDIAVQEMRDIAAAMEAKDMAQVARIRRYHMAWNLRRFNHYLSSAIFDVDPTQEFEFEA
- a CDS encoding cystathionine gamma-synthase family protein, translated to MADEKSGQKAQLSRSTLAVWGGEDRYLMENVTQVPLVHSVSFGYHDLDQWREVAIGERKGHIYGRNTNPTVEVFEEKVRLLEGGEAATSFSTGMAAISNTLFTLLNPGDRTVSVKDSYGGTNKIFTEFFPRFNLDVTLCETGDFDQIEAEIAKGCKLLYLETPTNPTCKILDIERFARKAHEVGALVVVDNTFATPINQNPLELGADLVIHSATKFLGGHADALGGVVVGPADLVHAIYHFREINGATLHPEAAYLLLRGLKTLELRIERQNANAMKVARWLDSHPFISNVFYPGLESHRYHEVAKRQMRGFGGMLSFQLATDDFGAVKEFLPRLQRVHRAANLGAVETIVAPPRTGSHVELTPEERAAAGIPETLVRYSTGIEHADDLIADLDQALTATMERFGVPAGAA